The Solanum dulcamara chromosome 6, daSolDulc1.2, whole genome shotgun sequence genome contains the following window.
ATCAGAGTGTAAATGCTCCTGAATGGAGAATTTGAGACGATTATAAACACTAGGTAATTACTAATTGGGataaatggaatgtggcttgaATACATTGTTACCCtaaggatactactcgagtaccagtatTTGTATATCGAGAATTTTTAAGTACCTCCCGATTGTGTTAAGGTTTCAtacatgggtaacctaaagtataggtggtAGAGagaaagatatgaatatggtgcaatataccaaatatatggggaaaagactcatatgcatctgaaaatttgaaaataaacagacaatgtcatggatacaccctaGAGGGGGGAAGCGGATAtgagaaatacaagcgtgagatgaaatcaactgacaTTACAGCATGTTAATATGaatacttaaacttcaagtgaTACCTGATACTGGCACGAGCTAACGAGATCTAAAAGTCaacaataaatggatagaagccaagGTGATATCTGAGATAGTGCTGGGAAATTATTGGTAAAGACATCGAATGGTATGACATCATAAAATGGGTGagatgaatacaacaagagaataACACTGAGTAACTTAAAGGTATTTTAAaggatagcaaggctatacCTGACTAAAGGTCAAGATGTTGGCAACAGAGTTATTGGCTATTGATATACCGATATACAAATAACACAAGAGGAAGGATAAGAAGTCTCTACTAAGTTAGAATATAAGAGAATttaagagtaagtaaaggaagcgaaacaaatatgacaaaatagactgcAACTGTGTGTCAGTATAATGAAATATGTGGACTAGAATAAGtcaagagaagaaaaggctatGAATAGAATTGAACGCACTTTGTACAAAAGTGTACAAGAagagttatgcaacctacgtATATTAGTATGCTAAGGATGATATCAAGTAActacttgataaaaataataagaagtcaGTAATTGCAATATGAGGTGGGGTAAGAGAATTAGAAAGGAAATTTGAGTAAAGGCACAATAGAATATGCCtagagtattacaagttggattaagacgaattgtacaatagcttaaacaaaattgagcatcagaagcttgatagcctattacaggAACTAGAAATCCCGACTCAGAAAtagaaagcagttaatatgggATTATAGTAtaggctgacctcgcattctatgaaagtatgagttcatatgggttatggtagataggctgacagaatcaacccatttgCTTCCATATAGGAGGATATATTCAGttgagggttatgcgagatgatatattaaggaaatagtaagaTTTCACGAAGtttccacatctattatctcggatAGGGAAATTCAATTTGTGGCTAACTTCTAAAGATTATTCCAGAGGGGATTGGGAACCTAGGTGAATCTTGGTACAGCATTTCACCCCCAGACTAATGGGCAGGCCTAGCATACTATCCAGATGCTAGAAGGTATATTACGGGCCTGCATTACTGACTATAGGAGTAGTTGGGATGACTATTTTCCACTTAGTGAAATTGCTTAGTGAAACATAATTGACAAGCTCAGACATGCCTCAGCAGACTTTggagtcgacagaagtcatacgcagataatcgacatcgatatTTAAGGTTGGAAGTTGAGGATTGGGTATTCTTGAAAGCGTCACCAATAAAAGATGTAATGAGACTCAACAAAAAAGAGAAACTTGGGCTGaggtacattggcccttattCGATCATTCGTAGGATAGGaagagttgcctatgagttggacctaccgtcAGATTTGGGAGAAGTACACCTAGTCTCTCATATATCGAGGGTTCGTGAATGTGTAGGCGACCCTTCCAGAATCTTTCCTATGGAGGATATCCATGTaacaaggagttatcctatgaagatTAACCTATCGCCATCATAGATCGGCAGATTAGAAGGTTGTGAACTAGGGacgtggcttccgtcaaagtctTGTGATGAAATAAGAATAACGAAGGGTTAACCTGGGAGGCCGAAAAagagatggaaaagaaatatttgtacgtgctccctatgtctacaggaaGTCTAAACTCCTAGGTTAGCTGAATCGATGAGTAAAAGGTCTACAAATGACAACCATTATGGATAATTCCTAAAATCCTCGTACGACCTAATGAgcttagttaacattcgaggacgaatgttctaaaggggggaaggatgttatgccccatacttttatactttggaatgctttcttaagcttcttaaaagctACCACGTGACCTAGACCgtctaccacgctatcaaataactctaaagaaaggagaatgagatatcccataataaggaagattggaaatagggctataagaatccgaaaggagttggaggccaagtaatgagtcgtaagactcgatctacttgcgtaagctaccaacttggatgtcctacgtaattaagctacttgagtacacgtcgatcttaagtagcaagtaatacataggctcttaaagtaagacgagattagaacccacaaaaatgaagcaagcaggtgacaagtaggtgacacacctacttggaccaagtaggtgactcacctacttgggatggaccccacgctacCACATGGTAGCTTtggattggccgcatggttgaggtggtgCCGTAAGGGGGATGCCACTTGTCACACCCaaataaaggatatatatgcttagtcttatgactaagCTTTCATTTTCAGTATTTTGGACTtggaaaagttgagagaaaacttgagagagagaagagagagtcacgTCAACCACAAgaacaaggtaagccctccgatttcattctgtgatttaattatttaacgtAACCTACAGTTACATAACAGTGTTTCATCGCGtaaattgaatttttggggTAGCAAGATAGGGTGACGAATAGCCCATCAATTTTCGGCGCGTTAAGGTACTTTCAAAGGAAATTTTCAGCAAGGTAAGGCTTGATTCTCTCCTCCCACATTTGGAAAATGTTTAATCATGTTATGTGTATGTAAACATGAGTTGTAGACGTGAAAATATGGACGTTACAGCTTAAGGAAGTTGTAGGTCGTGTAGGGACtattttgatgtattctagtggcttaaactgtaactagtgtcgttgttaatGTAGTGTCGTATTGGGAATTGTTTTGTGGTGTTGCAGGGCTgaaaacatgtctaaatatgggtataagttcttcttgttgcatccacatgacaccccattttatgtggttaagattttacgaaataaagattgaaaaccatattttggagtcgtagttttgagcaggctgtttgggacttgtttggtgtgatgttgaggtggtaTAATTTTGTATTGTAtgatggttgtttttgttggttggatttactaattgaaaatataatgggaagttcagatagggcaagttatagaggagatgctgcccgaatttcattaacttctaactaactaatagactggtcgagactagtcaagaaaggtggataaggaattgatttctatgggtgcttagttgtggatttagaagctggaaagttaaaggttattaatattagtattaccttcgtgttaaataagtttagaggacgacgagacaagccgggttaaaaacaatcgataaaaggtatgtgaagctaccctttcttttcttttggcatgtcttcacgttaagtaatgaatgatatgagcttgagggtaaatctactcataaatgccaagcgtaattcatggtcctcatttacttcttaatgaaagcacttttacagtaattgaactagggcttctcaagccttccatatgttaggaagtgatgagtatgtaaagctatccttcctttcttttgacatgtcttaaaaatagatgatacatgatacgagctctagagtaattccattcttaagctctGAATACATTATATGTCTGTTATTCACTCATTGGCGGGAAAACTCTTATCGTAGTTGAGCCACCTTCCCTGAACCATCTATATGCCAATTAATAGTGGGATGTAAAGCTcatattcctaaggactctgtgatgaAAGATGTCCCTGATTTCCTTAGGTcggttggcattaccctaaaatatgtctataactcCTGATACTTCATTTAATGTAGCCCTAAAGGCACTTAAAGGGCACCTGAGATAATTATTATTCCGATCCACGAATGATAATTCTGTATGATTACCTTAGTGAGTTTCAGATGATGATAAGTATGACACCGagacccataatgggccgggtacggtatatgatgattatgacatcgagtcccataatgggtcgggtatggtatatgataatatgattatgacaccgaatCTTATAATaggtcgggtacgatatatgatgatataattatgacaTCGAGTCTCATAATGGACtggatatggtatatgataatatgattatgacaccgagtcccataatgggccgggtatgatatatgatgatatgattataacaccgagtcccctaatgggctgggtacgatatgatatatatatgatgataagatatgatggtatgagatggtaatgatacgatatgaatatatacTACTCCCTTCACCGAGtgcctcactaaagggtcggatacagtatataggcGCGCATATGAAAgtataatgatgtatttgtaacatatgAGATAATGtcatatacgatggtatgatgttgtatacgatgatatgataacccCGAGTCCCACAGCAGGCTGGGTACGGTGtgggaggatgatatacatgcccttattttataagatgcaggtgcagtgatttattaaatgttatacttgtttcctgtaCCTCAATTTTGCTGTAATCTCACTTATactgtgttatgctttatatactcagtacatgtatcgtactgaccccctttctttcgggggggctgcatttcatgcctacaagtacagatgttcattttggagatccgtcagcttaggattccactcagctatgttggaagtgctccactgttccggagcctaacgtttgatgctggtcatttgatgtatatatgtgttaatttaggggtacggcggggaccCTGTCCCGCCATGTGATACAgttaattctcttagaggtctgtagacatgtgtatgtgggttgtttataagtttgtttcagctaTGCCTGTATGTCGTGTTGTAAAGGTTATTTTGTTATGGCAGCcctgtcggcttgcatgccctttcatgttatgatacaagtgaaagaggctacaggtatatgaaaaggttttgacccattggggtttttgggtGTGGTATCACATTACGCATAGTTCAATTTTGCTATATTTGACAGTTACGTATACGGGGgcccaggtcggaccccaaccgcagcctacggggttgggtcgtgacagaagcaatatattttatgtatctCTAGTTAGCCCAAAAACAAAAAAGTCTAAAGCAATTCAACTTAATCCTCTAAATTGAACTGCTAATGTCTTCAAAACATctagaatttctttcttttcagaGTCCACCAAATGCAAGATGGAACAATCCTCAATCTATTTCTGTGTCAATCAAGTACTTGCTTCTTACCAGCTGAGTAAGACCTCAATAATATTTCTTGGCATTGTCCAAACAATACTTTTGGGACTAATGAAGATCTTCCCTATCATGACAGACAAGTTCTATCTCtcaggggtcgtttggtttgaagaCAAGTTATGCTAGGATTAGGGTTGTTCATGGTTATggttaaaaaaacaaattgaacCGCAATCCGAACCAAACTGATTAAGAAAATtgatatttggtttggtttgattttaaattttgaaaaccgatactatttgatttggttttggttttactAAAAATAAACCGCAAAAATAACTAAACCGAActgaaaaattatatatataaatttcataattatttatatattattcataaataaaatataagtatttttaacttttaattaacTTAAGTCTTTAACGTTACCATTTTCTCAAGCCCAACATTTAAATTTTGGTATATAAGTTTCTTGTACCCCTCCTTCGGGTAGTTCCTCAATTGTTGAGTTTggagttatttttttctataaagaTTTGATCTCTTGATCTTTGGTGTATAATGACTTTAGTATTGCTTAACTAAATCACTTTTTTCGTCTAATAATAACTCTAGTATTGCTTAATTGAATCCACACTAGCTTTCCTATGGATTGTTCATACACTAGGTGTTTGTGTTTATCGATATGCGAATGCCTTcaacaaatttattattttcaaaccaaaaaaaccaaaaatattgaacaaaaccaaactaaaccaacaataacaaaaccgacggttatttttttggtttggttttagaaatttgaaaactaattaaattggtttaattttgattttaaccaCTAACCGAACCACAAACACCCCTTGTTGGGATTAGTTATGATGTGATAGGTTATGTTGGTATAAGTTATGCTGGATTAGTTATGTTGAGATTAATTTTTATTGATTGTTTGGTTTgtcatattcaaaataatatgcattgcataatttctacgaataagttgtttgtttacaaaataCTCTCCACCTTATTTAGTTTTTATACTTTCTTTGtaagctttagttattcattcttgaaaataaaattttcatctaatttagcttaaatatttttgtgtgtgcATTCTCATGATTATCCCGTGTGTTTTTAAATAGAGGTAATACATCAAATCACCCCTGAACTTGGCAGCAAAATTTATTTTAGCATTTTAACTTTATGGACGTTTATTTACCCCCCTAATCTAGTTTGAAGTGAATAAATATCACCCTAAGAATACAACATCAATCTTACATTggcaagtgtattacacacgtGCCACATCATTGCCACGTTAGAACCACATTAGCACCACGTCAGAGCCACATTGGAAATtatctaaattttgatttttcattttataattCATTTCTTCCTTCCTTTTTTcgtaattttttcttttcctaatatttttaaaCACTAATTAATTCCTAATTCCTAGTTAGTTTAAGAAAAATTAAGTTCATTAGCTATAAAGTTTTCTATCAGTACTGGCCGGCCACTTACTGCCGTTGCCGGCCGATGGTGTTCCTCATTCTTATGTATTTAAATACTGATCAAGTTCTACTTCATAACTAATTCAAGAAAACACaaatttatttacatgaatttcacaaaacaaaatatattttttctactcATCGCTTCCTCCGCCATTACCAATCATCAACTCCGTAACACTAAAGATCATCCGACAAAACCTCATGGAAagtctttattttcaaaaaaatccaAAACGTTTGTAAAAAACAAATCATCAAAGTAAAGAGTAAATAACATTATGTGAGTCTTGAAGTTTATGTGAATTTCTATTTTTGTGTTGTTTAATGAGAAAGTGTACGTTATGTGTGGTGTGTGGTTTGAAGAAGGAGAAAGGGGATGGGATGGGGTGAGGGTAAAGTGCGGGTGGGGAGTTTGAGGAAGGAGAGATAAGCAGGTAGAGGGGTGGTGAGGTtttgaagaaagagaaaaaggtgTGGGGttttgaagaagaaggaggTTGGGGGGGTGTTGATGGTGGGTGATggtatgtttatttttattttttttattatataatatatattttagtgGGAtcacttttttatttaaaaaaataattttacgcgccttaagattttttttgattttttttgccACGTTAGACGTTGGGGTGATATTAAATTCATATGACATGAAATTAAGAGGGTAAATAAACTCGCATAAAATTAAAGTGTTAAAGTAAGTTGTGCTGCCAAGTTCAGGGAGGATTTGATGTATTTCctcttttaaatataaaatagtcATCTTAAGTTTGTGAAAGTAAAAGAGATTTTATTGTTAATGTCACTTCATTTAAGCACATATCACACCaatattgtaaaatattaaagttatcttcattttaattgataaataaaatacaaattttCAAGTGATTGAAatactatttaattaaaaatatgtaactCAACattatattcataaataaaaattatatttataaagtgtaattttttaatggaaaaatatattatcaaaaataataagtaGTGAAGGTTGTGAATGTTATCATAAATGGTATTAACCATTATTTAAATATACACAGGTGTAAACGTGATGTATAAAAGAGGGTTTAAGAGGggtaattttgttattttacatttttatcCCGGAATAAGTTAATCCAACATTAGTATTCCACCCACAAGTAGATATAACTTATCCCTATCATAATTATTAATCTGAAGATAAGTAATCTCACACTTTGTAACTAACAAAGAATTGAGGGATACTAAAAACTTATCCCAagactatttttttctttatccaTCAGACCAAACAATCCCTCATAGTTATACACAGTATGTGTACTTTTATGAGAAGGATTGTATTTAACCTAATGGGCTTTACAACACTCGTTATGGGTGGACCTTTACTTTCAAAGGTCACTAATGTGTTGATCAGATATAAACGTCACTAATACACCCCTCTTTGGCATTTCTAAAATGTTTTGGCCTCGTTTCATTTCACAAGGTGGTATTTTACTGGATTATTTTGACTTGTGTCTTTGTGATAATGAAAGAGGAATACTGAACTAGTGTTTGAAAAGTTAAATTGATAAGACACATCCCGTCAagatttataatttaaatatgttaatgAATTTAGATTATTGATAATTgcaatatatatgtaaataccAAATGATGTCAAACATGTTAGAAATTCCATATGATAAAGAGAATCGCATATATTGCTACAGGGAGAGTACTAGTATTATTTTTCCTatagaaaaatgaaaagagaagGTCCTTAGATGAAACTGGACAAACATTTCAAGTAATTGGAAAAAATATTGCGATAAACATATGTATGCCACCAATTTCTTAATCATACTAAGCAATGTTGTCATATTCCTTTGGCCgatatttgaaataatatgcCTAGAAATACTAGGCCAAGGTattggaaaagaaagaaaagtttgaCAGCAGAGGGCCCGAGCCACGGAGGAACAAGGCATATCATAGTATACAAGTTTACTATGTCCACAGCATAAACTTCCAAAAGGAAATTCAAATCCACTATTAAGCCTTTCGCTTACCTGACACATGTCTTCGCGCGAGCGACAACTTGGACCTTTTATGAAGACACCTTTCATCTTCACTATCCTCACTGTCCAAGACAATCACAGCTTCACATTGTGGTGATTCTTTTTCCTGTTGCTTCATGTTCTTGTTATAGTATATATCCTCGTCTTGATTGAGCTGCTTATGATCACTTAAGTTTTCACATGAAAGGGGATGATTAACTTGAGCTGTGGAATGCTGTCCAGATTGGGAGGTCAACTGAAAGCTATTGTCCTTACCCTCTCCAGAGTGCTCCATAGCTTGTAGTGGCAGCTTCTTGAAAGTCCCACATCGATCAGATGACTTCCTAGTCCACGCATCATAAGTATCACCAGTTTGTGAAGTAAAAAGTAAACTGGACGCTGAATCAGTGCATGCATCAGAAGTATCACCAGTTTGTGAAGTAAAAAGTAAACTGGACGCTGAATCAGTGCATGCATCAGATTTTGAAGCGGGTAGATTTTGAGATGGAACTAAATTCTCTTTATCACACTTCTGCTGACGTTGAGATGAACTGGATGTGTCGAAAGGATGTCTCCTCCCAGTTAAACCCAGCTTCTTATTCCCCATGGAGAAACCATTTCCGTTTTGATCACAAGCCTTCTTATGAGGTCGCTTATTGTAATGACCAGGGATCCCTGGCAACGGAAGAGTTTGACATGATGCAGTGGACTGAAGTTGGACTGATAGCTTAGGCTTGAACTGCAACTTCTCAAGATCCTCTTGTTTATGGCTGAAATTGGTTGACTTAAGCAACAGCTTATTTGTACTCTTATTTATGCTGACATTTCCCATCTCACAATTATGTGGATTCGCAGTTTTTCCTGAATTTCTTACAGCCTGTGGCAAGGCCTCTATATCCgcataaatcaaaaaaatactTTGGGGTTCCAAACTGGAAGAACATTGAATTTTTGCCATACAATCCTTCTCACCATTTCTAACTTTAGATGGACTCACAAATTCTGAAGATAGTTTCTTGGTTCTCTGTTGTACTTTATCCTGATTCAAGTCAAACTCGATGGGAAGCTCTTTCATACCTTGTTTACTAACTTCCATCTGCTTATTTAAGATATGACCAATAGGCACTTCACTCACAGTCTCACCATTATGTCTTTGTGCACGTCCAGCACAGTCTAGCGACAACTTTCTGCTGAGTCCACATAATCCCTTCTGGTTCACAAAATGATCAGGGACCTCAGATTTTGGTAAATTTAATTCTTTGGCTTCAACCTACAGGGATTATATGTGAGATTTGGTCAAAAACAAATACACATAATCACGTTCATCTAAGTATCTGCTTACAATTCCTTCTCTTGCATTTGTAAGAGTTTGGATTTCTTGGTGACCACCAAAATCACTTGCTCCAGCCGTGGCGTACTTTTGAGTCATTGATCTTGCCTTGTGGTCAAATGCTTGTCTATTGTATTTGTACTCCATGCTCTGCTCATAATATGCATTACGAGCACATTTCAATCAAACAGGGTAGGTTTTAGTACAAATTACCACACTGCAAGAATGTTAACTCACCGCATCATGCATTAACCCATCATCAGGATTTGGCTCACTTAGTAACAAACCTATACTTGTTAAGACAGTTGAAATGTTCAAAGATGGCTGCCATGCTCCCTGCTTTATTGAAATGACCACATTATGagtaatatataaatatacaaactTTTGTTAAATTTACGAGAGTTAATATAGAAAGGTAGATATCAAAAATTGCAAGTAAGCAAAACAGAGACATCCGAGATCCAAAAACAGTATAATAGACAGGGAAATTATGGTGTTTAAGTTAAGCTATTATTCTGTAATCAGTAAGTAGTGTATTGGCACGTGAAGACTCTTAAAACATTAGTTCTCTATGTGTGAAGTCTAATAAGATAACTCAAGCAGAATGAACACCATTACTTGATTAGTAAGATAGAAGAAGATTGCTTGAAAGCTTTCCCAGAGAGAAGATTTGACCCTTCGATGCATAACCAGCAAGCGGAAACTATCAGCTATTGTGACCAGTGTCATGTGATAAAAATGAATTGATTTGACTACAGCACACAAGGTAGATTCATTGGGAAACCATAAAAAGCGAAAGAGTGCTTGCGTACTTTATTCCTTACAATGAGAAATATTGTGTGGGAGCAGTCTTTATACCtttttcaggataataaaaagTTAATTTGGATCCGACAATCTTAACCAAGGATTAATATCAATTAGAGTCTTAAGGACAATTAACAGATGAGATGTTATGCACGATTGATGACTTGTACGAGCTCATAACTTAAGCTATTATGTTTCTGCCGACACTTTGAAACCAACATGAAATGATATTTGCACAGCCTCTGGAAGAAGGCAACTTCCAAATTCCCTTCACTTCTTACTGGATCATGGATTTGAGAAAACAGTATGCTACTGCTCTATGAATATATGAGAGTTGCAGTGCCTTGAGTTTCCACATCTAGAAGACAAAGTACAATCTAAGGAAAGCCAAGGGAAAATCCCCATGGCAATTTTAATCCATGCATTTGATCAAAC
Protein-coding sequences here:
- the LOC129893462 gene encoding uncharacterized protein LOC129893462 isoform X1 → MAQEARLNLRMQRELKLLLTDPPPGASFPSLTSSSSLSSIHALIEGPEGTVYAKGLFSVKIQIPERYPFQPPIVTFLTPIYHPNIDNGGRICLDILNLPPKQGAWQPSLNISTVLTSIGLLLSEPNPDDGLMHDASMEYKYNRQAFDHKARSMTQKYATAGASDFGGHQEIQTLTNAREGIVEAKELNLPKSEVPDHFVNQKGLCGLSRKLSLDCAGRAQRHNGETVSEVPIGHILNKQMEVSKQGMKELPIEFDLNQDKVQQRTKKLSSEFVSPSKVRNGEKDCMAKIQCSSSLEPQSIFLIYADIEALPQAVRNSGKTANPHNCEMGNVSINKSTNKLLLKSTNFSHKQEDLEKLQFKPKLSVQLQSTASCQTLPLPGIPGHYNKRPHKKACDQNGNGFSMGNKKLGLTGRRHPFDTSSSSQRQQKCDKENLVPSQNLPASKSDACTDSASSLLFTSQTGDTSDACTDSASSLLFTSQTGDTYDAWTRKSSDRCGTFKKLPLQAMEHSGEGKDNSFQLTSQSGQHSTAQVNHPLSCENLSDHKQLNQDEDIYYNKNMKQQEKESPQCEAVIVLDSEDSEDERCLHKRSKLSLARRHVSGKRKA
- the LOC129893462 gene encoding uncharacterized protein LOC129893462 isoform X2, with the protein product MAQEARLNLRMQRELKLLLTDPPPGASFPSLTSSSSLSSIHALIEGPEGTVYAKGLFSVKIQIPERYPFQPPIVTFLTPIYHPNIDNGGRICLDILNLPPKGAWQPSLNISTVLTSIGLLLSEPNPDDGLMHDASMEYKYNRQAFDHKARSMTQKYATAGASDFGGHQEIQTLTNAREGIVEAKELNLPKSEVPDHFVNQKGLCGLSRKLSLDCAGRAQRHNGETVSEVPIGHILNKQMEVSKQGMKELPIEFDLNQDKVQQRTKKLSSEFVSPSKVRNGEKDCMAKIQCSSSLEPQSIFLIYADIEALPQAVRNSGKTANPHNCEMGNVSINKSTNKLLLKSTNFSHKQEDLEKLQFKPKLSVQLQSTASCQTLPLPGIPGHYNKRPHKKACDQNGNGFSMGNKKLGLTGRRHPFDTSSSSQRQQKCDKENLVPSQNLPASKSDACTDSASSLLFTSQTGDTSDACTDSASSLLFTSQTGDTYDAWTRKSSDRCGTFKKLPLQAMEHSGEGKDNSFQLTSQSGQHSTAQVNHPLSCENLSDHKQLNQDEDIYYNKNMKQQEKESPQCEAVIVLDSEDSEDERCLHKRSKLSLARRHVSGKRKA